Proteins encoded by one window of Perca fluviatilis chromosome 13, GENO_Pfluv_1.0, whole genome shotgun sequence:
- the LOC120572095 gene encoding plasma kallikrein-like isoform X2, which yields MGTHLILVGLLSLCSLSFGQDCNQQLLENVDFPGNDVTSLFSPDVEHCQQLCTQHSSCDFFTFFRADWNKDDRNFFCLIKAAPNGQPTAQAPLQGVTSGFSLKPCSQDLEPCLSKVYQNVDFFGADYRALFTADSEECQRACTQDPACQFFTFINEAFKTVDIRNKCHLKFSWPVPRTPVVEKKTGATSGFSQITQISEQSVCQGKLFPNTDIPGNDVEVIPAASPEHCQALCSAHSVCTYFSFNSNDFKCYMKNNNNNIVTKAKDGVTSGLPARFCQLDNAWVQVIYENVAFPTSVIRSEPMDDADTCQRTCTQDPYCQFYSYTNDNFNDPKFPRRHCFLKRTITMPAPPKVAKLANVVSGFQLRNCNSKTTV from the exons ATGGGAACACATTTGATCTTGGTGGGtctgctgtctctctgcagtCTCTCTTTTGGTCAAG ATTGTAATCAACAGCTTCTGGAGAATGTGGATTTCCCAGGAAACGACGTAacatctctcttctctcctgatGTTGAGCACTGTCAGCAGCTTTGCACCCAGCACTCCTCCTGTGACTTCTTTACCTTTTTTCGGGCTGACTGGAACAAAGATGACAG GAACTTTTTCTGCCTCATCAAAGCCGCTCCCAATGGACAGCCCACTGCTCAGGCTCCACTACAGGGTGTCACCTCTGGATTTTCTCTCAAACCCTGCAGCCAAGACCTAG AGCCTTGCCTGTCTAAGGTTTACCAGAACGTGGATTTCTTCGGTGCCGACTACCGAGCCTTGTTCACAGCAGACTCTGAGGAGTGTCAGAGGGCCTGCACACAGGACCCTGCCTGTCAGTTCTTtacttttataaatgaggccttCAAAACTGTGGATATCAG GAACAAGTGCCACCTTAAATTCAGCTGGCCAGTACCAAGGACACCTGTTGTAGAAAAAAAGACTGGTGCAACATCTGGATTCTCCCAAATAACACAAATAAGTGAACAATCAG TGTGTCAGGGCAAGCTTTTTCCAAACACTGACATCCCAGGAAACGACGTCGAGGTCATTCCTGCTGCCTCTCCTGAACACTGTCAGGCACTGTGCTCTGCTCATTCAGTCTGCACCTACTTCTCTTTTAACAG TAATGACTTTAAATGTTACATGAagaataacaacaataacattGTGACCAAAGCTAAAGACGGAGTCACATCTGGGTTACCAGCACGCTTCTGTCAGCTGGATAACG CCTGGGTTCAGGTGATTTATGAAAACGTAGCTTTCCCAACTTCTGTCATTCGCTCTGAGCCGATGGATGATGCAGACACATGTCAGAGGACCTGTACTCAGGATCCTTACTGCCAGTTCTACAGCTATACCAATGACAACTTTAATGATCCCAAATTTCCCCG GCGCCACTGCTTTCTCAAGCGTACCATCACCATGCCTGCTCCTCCTAAAGTTGCCAAACTGGCCAATGTGGTATCAGGCTTCCAGCTGAGGAACTGTAACAGTAAAACTACTGTGTAg